The following is a genomic window from Flavobacteriales bacterium.
CGAAGGGGAACGGCAGTGCGATCGGGCCGTGGCTGCCGTCGTCAGCATTCTGGAAGCCGGTGGCGTTCCAGGCCAGGTTATTGTCGATCGTGAAATAGCTGCTGTCCGGCTGCACCCAGCAGTCGCAGGGCTGTCCGCCTCCTTTCGGCAGGACGCTGGAGGGCGCTGGGCCGCTGCGATGGGCGGGTGCGGCCGCAGCGGTCGAGGCCAAGGTCGACTTCCAGGCCTGATAGGCGTCGGCGTCCTGAAAGGATTGCGCGGGGACCAAGGACGGGAGCACCACCAGCATGGCGAAGGTTGAGCGGAGCTTCATGGGACTGGTTCGGGCCAAGCCGAAGATAGTGATCCATCCTGATCGAGGGTCCGTGCCTCGCGCGCGGAGGGCTACCTTTGCACGCCTTTTCCGGACCCGGCCATGGAACACATCCGCAACTTCTGCATCATCGCCCACATCGACCACGGCAAGAGCACCCTGGCCGACCGGCTGCTGCAGATGACCGGCACCATCGCCGACCGCGACATGCAGGCCCAGGCGCTGGACGACATGGACCTGGAGCGCGAGCGGGGGATCACCATCAAGAGCAAGGCGATCCAGATGGACTACGCCCTCAATGGGAAGAAGTATGTCCTGAACCTGATCGACACGCCCGGCCACGTGGACTTCAGCTACGAGGTGAGCCGCAGCATCGCCGCCTGCGAGGGCGCCCTGCTGATCGTGGACGCCACCCAGGGCATCCAGGCACAGACCATCAGCAACCTGTACCTGGCCCTGGAGCACGACCTGGAGATCATCCCCATCCTGAACAAGATGGACCTGCCCTCGGCGAACCCCGAGGAGGTGAAGGACCAGATCGTGGACCTGCTGGGCTGCACCCGCGAGGAGATCCTGCCCGCCAGCGGCAAGACGGGGCAGGGGGTGGACAAGGTGCTGGAGGCCGTGGTGGCGCGCATCCCGTCCCCGAAGGGCGACCCCAACGCCCCCTTGCAGGCGCTCATCTTCGACAGCGTGTTCAACAGCTTCCGCGGCATCATCGCCTACTACCGCGTGATGAACGGCACCATCCGCAAGGGCGACAAGGTGAAGTTCTTCAACACCGGCGTGGAGTACGGCGCCGACGAAGTGGGCATCCTGCGGATGGACATCAGCCCGCGCCCCGAGGTGAAGGCCGGTGACGTAGGCTACATCATCAGCGGCATCAAGACGGCCAGCGAGGTGAAGGTGGGCGACACCATCACCCACGTGGAGCGGCCCTGCGCCGAGGCCATCCACGGTTTCGAGGATGTGAAGCCCATGGTGTGGGCGGGCATCTTCCCGGTGGACACCGACGACTACGAGGAGCTGCGCGATGCCATGGAGAAGCTCAAGCTCAACGACGCCAGCCTCACGTGGGCGCCCGAGACCAGCGCGGCGCTCGGCTTCGGCTTCCGCTGCGGCTTCCTGGGCCTGCTGCACATGGAGATCATCCAGGAGCGTTTGGAGCGCGAGTTCGGCATGACCGTGATCACCACCGTGCCCAACGTGAGCTACGTGGTGACGCGGACCAACGGCGAGGTGCTGGAGGTGCACAACCCCAGCGAGCTGCCCGAGGTGATGCACATCGAGACCATCGAGGAGCCGTACATCAAGGCGCAGGTGATCACCAAGGCCGAGTACACCGGGGCCATCATGACGCTGTGCATCGAGAAGCGCGGCATGCTCACCGGGCAGAACTACCTCACCACCGACCGCGTGGAGCTCACCTTCGAGATGCCGCTCGGCGAGGTGGTCTTCGACTTCTACGACAAGCTGAAGACCATCAGCCGGGGCTACGCCAGCTTCGATTACCACCCCATCGGCATGAAGGAGAGCGACCTCATCAAGCTCGACATCCTGCTGAACGGGGAGCGGGTGGACGCGCTGAGCGCGCTGATCCACCGCGACCACGCGCAGGAGCTGGGCCGCAAGATGTGCGCGAAGCTCAAGGAGCTGCTGCCGCGCCAGCAGTTCGAGATCCCCATCCAGGCCGCCATCGGCGCCAAGATCATCGCGCGCGAAACGGTGCGCGCCCTCCGCAAGGACGTGACCGCCAAGTGCTACGGAGGTGACATCAGCCGCAAGCGCAAACTGCTGGAGAAGCAGAAGGAGGGCAAGAAGCGCATGCGCCAAGTGGGCACGGTGGAAGTGCCCCAGGAGGCCTTCCTGGCGGTGCTCAAGCTGGACTGATCGGTCCGCCCGGCGGATCGTCAGGTGGCATGGCCCTCACTGCGCCAGCACCCGCACCGCCCCGATCACTTCTTCGTCGCGCATGAGCCGCAGGATATAGGCCCCCGCGCCGAGCCCCTCACGGAACAGGGTGACGCTTCGCCCGGTCGGTCGCAGCACGCGCAGCACCCGCCCGCTCACGTCCACCAGCTCGATGCGGTGCTGCGCGGTGAGCATCTCGGAGATCTGCAGCACGGCCATCTCGTTCATCGGGTTGGGTGCGAGCCGCAGACTGGTGCCCCCTGCATCGGGCAAGCTGTTGGCGGTATAGGTGTACGGATCGCTCAGGGCCACGCAGCCGTATGCGCTGGTCACCTGCACGGTGTAGTCGCCGTTCTGGGTGGGCAGGAGTTGCGGCAGGGTGTCACCGGGCAGCAGCAGTCCGTTCAGGAACCACTGGTAGTGGATGCCGGCGCTGGCCTCCAGCACGTCCGGCGCTGGAGAGTTGACCAGGGCTTCATGCAGGCTGCAGTCCACCAGGGTGTTCAGCACCGTGTTAGTGATCACCGGGGGGTTGAGGTCGAAGTAGATGGCGGCGCTGTTCTCGATCGTCGTCAGATGCGGGAGTCCGTTGTCGAGCGAGATGCGGAACTTCACGAAACCCTGGCTCGCCTGGAGGTCGGCGCCGCTATCCGGCAGGGCGATCCCTTCGAACCGGAATTCCAAGGTGCCGTCCGCCCGGATGAGCACATCCGTTGGTGAATGGGAGTATCCGAGCAGCGTCACGCTCGCGGGGTCGAGGTCCACGTCGAGCACATCGCGGAGGATCACATCCATGGCGGGTGCGTTGCCGGTGTTCTGGAAACGGATCGTGTAGTCGAGGTGGTCCGTGGCGATATCGATCGCTCCCTGATCACCGACCCCTTTAGGGGACACCTGCTTGTCGTTCGGGTCCCAGGCGCAGGTCACCGTGTCGGTCCAGAGCGATGTGGTGGTCTGCACCACCACGCCCCCGATGCTCGCTTCGAGCGTGCAGGTGTTGGTCACGGGCATTCCCAGCAGGGCGAGGGCAGGACCCTCCACGATGAGGTGGGCGCCGTAGGTCGAATAGTAGTACAGATCATCGAACGACCAATGGACCGTGCGGCCCACGACGGAGTCGGGCGCCGGGGATGCGGAGTGGAAGGTGAAGGCGGTATCGAGCTCGACGGCGAGGTGCCCATCCGGGATGGTGGTGCCCAGGTTCGTTGCCTGCACGAAGAAGGAGGAATAGCTGTCGCACATGTACAGCGAACCCACGAGCGTGGGCTCGAGGTTCGTTACGATCACGGCCGGTGTGAAGCCGAAATCGTTGCCGGTGCTCACAGGGTTCAGCGCGTCGAGCGCGATGTGGTATTCGCTGGAATCCGTGGTGAGCGCCCAGAGGGTATCCGGTACAAGAGAGGACAGGACGAAGTGGCCCGGGGCCAGGCTGAACGAGTATGCACCGGTGGTATCCGTCATCGGGTAGCCGCTGGATGGATCGCACTGGGACAGCACGAAGGGCAATGGGCCTTCACCCGGGTCGCGCACGCCATCGGCGTTCAGGTCATGCCATACCTGCCCTTCGGCCCTGTAGGGCGAGTTGAACAGATTCTCCAGCCAGGCAGCGCTGCCGCTGGCGGCACAGGTCACCACATCGAGCGCGCCATCCCCGCTCACATCGGCCAGGATCAAGTGGTCCCTGCCGGTGTGCTGTGCCGCGGTCGCGAGCGTGAGCATGCCGCCCATGGTGCCGTTGCCGAGGTTGAGCCGGATCACGAGATCGCCGTTCTGGAGGAGCGCGACGAGGTCGGGATGGGTGTCCCCATCCATGTCGCCCAGCGTGTACGCGACGGCGGGGCAAGGCATGGCCTGGATGAGCGACAGGGTCCCATTGCCGACGCTCATGAACGCGATGGAATCACCATTGAACAGGATCAGCTCCTCCTGCCCATCCTGGTCAAGGTCATGCGTAGCGATCCCGGGCGAATTCATGCTGCCATTCGAATACGCCCGGATGGGTGCGATCACCCCCGGAGCGGTCGGTTGTGGGGCGCCGGTCCCATCGTTCAGGTTCCATCGCACTGAATCAGTTCCCAGCATCGTCGCATGCCACCAGACGAAGTCGGGATGACCGTCGGCATCGACCCGGCAGAGGGTGACCCCGGTGGGCAGGTTCCCCGCGTCGAGCCAGTGCTCCTGTTCGGACCAACCATTGCCGGTGTTCAGGTTCACCATGACGGGACCTCCGGAATAGCGAAGCACGTCGTTGTCGCCATCCAGGTCCAGGTCGCGGATGCATGGCACGATGGCCCCGGGGATCAGGCCGAAGTAGTTGTTGCCTACCGCTGTGATGGAATCCCCATTGATCACGCTCATCACGAACTGCCGGCGTGTGGTGCCCGTGTTCGGGTCGCGCCATTCAAGCAGCAGGTCTGGGGGCCCCCCACCGTCGAGTTCGGCCACATCCACCCGGGAGATCCCCGAGGCGGACACCCAGTACTCAATGGGCTGATGCCTCAGATCACCCCCAAGACCCACATGTCCGGCCAATTGCAACGGCCGTGGCCCCTCGAGGGTCGGCCCCCAGGAGGTATTGCTACAGACGATCACCTGGGTGCCGTGAAGCGCAAGGCACAAGGGGGCGGCCACCGAATTCAGGCGCAGGAGGCCACCACCGCCGGAGAGATGCAGCTGCAGTGCATGGTTGCCGAGGCCCAGTACATCGGGGGTCTGGTCTCCATCGGCATATCCCACGGCGTAGGGCTGGAACAGGTTCGAGACCATGATGTCCCCGGCATAGGTGAACGTCCCGGAACCGTCGTTCACGCACCTCACCAGCTCATCCGGCAGTCCGAGGTTCCAGGAGAGGTACCAGAGGTAGAGGTCCAGATCGCCATCCCCCTCCATGTCCATGAGCTTGAGGGAGGTGGTCTTCGCGCCTGGATAGACCACCTGGAGGGCGGGTGTGATGGGGCCGAAGTTGCCGACACCGTCGTTCAACGCGCGGTACGCGTCACTGTCCAGCCCCGCCAACAGCATGTCGGTATCGAGGTCACCATCGATGTCCGCGAGCAGGATATGATCACCTGGTGGTGTGCCGGACAGCACATGTGTCGTGAAGGCGCCTGAGCCGTCGTTCTCGAACCAGCGGAGCGCGGAGTACGCGATGGCCAGGTCCGTATCCCCGTCCAGGTCGAGGTCGCCCAGGTCGAGGAAGTTATCGAACCGCGGGTGTTGCGGGGTGGGGACGATGCCTGTGGCGAGGATGAGTTGGCCGGGGCCGTAGGACATGCCGCCGGTGTTCTCTGACCAACTGATGTTGACACCGGCCGCATCATGCGCATAGATCAGGTCCAGGTCCATATCGCCGTCCAGGTCGGCGGCGCGCGCGAGGAACACTTCGTTCAGGCCGGACAACAGATCGGCCATCGCAGCGAAGTTCCCGCCGCCAAGCCCTTGTGCCCAACGCACGGCTCCCGATGTGCGGAAGGGCAGAAGCAGGTCGTGGTCGCCGTCCCCGTCCAGATCGACGAAGTGGATGGACGTGAGGCCGTCCGCGTTCCCCAGGTTCCGGGTGACCTGGTAGGTGCCCGGGGCGACCTGCTCCTGAACGAGAAGCCCGGCGGAGGTGGCGCGCAGGACATCCCCATCGCCGTCGCCATCGAGGTCGAGGATCGCCAACGCACTGGCCTCCGCGGGATGAATGAACCGATGTTCCAGGCCCACCTGGGCGTGAAGCGAGGTGATGACCAGGCTTGCAAGAAGGATCGCAGGGATGCGCATGGCGAGGTGTTCGCAGGTAAGACGCATCCATGGAGGGAAGGATGCTTGCTATTCGGTCCCGTCATGCCATGGGCCACCACGGCCCGAAGCGGTCGAGCGGGCCCCATTCGGGCTCGATATCCGGTTCGCGGTGCAGGCGGCACCGCATGGTCGCTTTGGCTATCTCTTCAGGCACCGTCCTCGCGGTTGGTGCGCGCGACGAGTCTAGCGCACCACGACCCGCACCGCCCCGATCACCTCTTCGTCGCGCATGAGCCGCAGGATATAGGCCCCCGCGCCGAGCCCCTCACGGAACAGGGTAACGCTTCGCCCCGTCGGTCGCAGCACGCGAAGCACCCGTCCGCTCACATCCACCAGCTCGATGTGGTGTTGCCCGGTGAGCGGCTCGCTCAAGTGCAGGACCGCCTGATCGCCCATCGGGTTCGGCGCCACGCGCAGGGTGCGGCCGGCGGCTTCTGCGACGTCCGTGAAGATGTAGGTGTACGGAGCGCTCAAGGCCACGCAGCCGTACTCGCTGGTCACCTGCGCGGTGTAGTCGCCGGTCTGGGTGGGCAGGAGCTGCGGCAGGGTGTCGCCGGGCAGCAGCACTCCGTTCAGGAACCACTGGTGGTGGATGCCGGCACTGGCCTCCAGCACGTCCGGCGTGGGAGAGCCGATCAGGGCCTCATGCAGGCTGCAGTCCACCAGCGTGTTCAGCACCGTGTTCGTGATCACCGGGGGGTTGAGGTCGAAGTAGATCGCGGCGCTGTTGGTGATCGCGGTGAGGTGCGGGGATCCTGCAATAGGCTTGATGCGGTACTTGACGAAGCCGTGGCTCGCGGGTTCGTTCACGTTGCTGTCGGGCAGCAGGATGCGCTCGAAGCGGAAGAGTGCCACCTGCTGGGCGTCCACCTGGATCCGGGTGAGGTCGTGCGAGGCGGCCAGCACCTCCATGGTCAGCGGGTCGAGGTCGGCGTCCAGGGTGTCCAGCAGCTGCACGGTGAAGGCGGTATCGGTGCCGGTGTTCTGGAAGCGGACGGTGTACTCCAGCCATTCCTGGTCGATGGGCACTGCGCCGGTCAGGCCGAAGCCCTGTGGGGTCACCAGCTTGTCGTTGGGGTCGAAGGCGCAGGAGACCGTGGTCTGGAACGGCGGCTGTTGGAAGATGATGGGCTGGTTCGCGGCCGTGACGGTGTAGCCGTATCCGGCCACGGACCCCACGGGCCCTACTGTGAGCACGATGGTCGCCTGGAACTCTTGGAACCAACCAAGACTATCGATGTACCAGTGGATGTGGTGGTTCACGATGGAGTCCGGTGTCGGATAGGCGCCGTCAATGGTCATGTCCGGCTCCACCACGAAGTCCATGTGGATGCCCTCGGGAATGAAGGTGCCGTTGTTGCGGAGGGTGAGCCACACCACCACCTGATCGTCGCAACGCAGTACGCCGCTTCGGGTAAGCGTGATGAAGGGCAGCGTGTCCTGGATGGCGGGTGCCAGGCCGATGTCGAGCCCCGTGGCGATGGGCTGTTGCACCGTGAGGGAGGCCTGCAAGGTGTCGGGGTCGTTGGTCACCGCGTAGAGGGTCGGCGGCGTATGCCACACGTTCCAGGTGCCGGTATCAGCGGGCAGGTCGTAGTCGCCCGCGCTGTTGGTCCACACCAGCACCGGGTTGGCGTCGGTGCGCACCAGGCGGAAGGGGATCTTCAGATCGGTGCTATCCAGGTGGGAATCCACATCGTAGTCCATGAACACCGAGCCGCGCAGGCGGAAGGCGTTGAAGAAGAGGTTCTCCTGCCAGCTGATCGTGCGGAAGCGAGCCGTGATCAGGTCGGGCACCGCATCGTTGTTGATGTCCTCGTACACCATCGCCGCAGCGCTCTCGGCCGTGGGGTCGATCAAGCTGGCCCCGCCGATGGTGCCATCGCCCACGCCGAGATTGTAGTAGGTCTGGTGGGTGTAGCCATTGCTCATGGCCCACAGCACATCGGGGATGGCATCGCCGTTGACGTCGCGCATCAGGATGGCGCGTGGCTGCGGGGCGGTCACTCCATTGAACAGGAGCGTTCCGTTGACCAAGGCCCCGGTGCCATCATTGTAGAACCCGTGTATCTGGATGCCGCCGACAATGACCGCCGCATCGGGATCGCCGTCGCTGTCCAGGTCGCCCAAGGCGAACTTCGCATAGGCGAGCGCAGGGGTGCTGATGGCGGAGAAGCCGCCGGCCCCATCGCCGATCAACGTGGAGAAGCCTGGTGTGGTCAGGATCACCAGGTCCATGACCCCATCGCCGTTCATGTCCGCTGCGCGCACCTCCCCGCCCACCAACAAGGGTTCGGTGTGCGGAGAGAAAGATCCGGAGCCGTCGTTCTCGAACCATTGGTCCGTGCCGATGAGATCAAGGTCGGCATCGCCATCCAGGTCCACTTCGGCGCGGCTGACGCCGAGGCCCGGCAGGGTGTCCGGTGTCCAGGAGCTTCCCCCCGCGACGTTCCACAGGATGGCCCGGTCGGCCTTGTTGGTGATGATGTCCAGGAGGCCGTCGGCGTCCAGGTCGGCCAGCCGGCTCACGGTCACTTGATCGGCGAATGCCGTCACTTCCTGCTGCCGGCCGAAGGTGCCGTCCCCATTGTTGGCGTACCAATGGATCCGGTCATCGTAGCGGCTGGCGGTCACCAGGTCCTTGTCGCCGTCGAGGTCGATGTCGCCCGCGCTGAGGTCGTAGGCCCCGCCCATGGTCTGGCAGAAGCGCTCGCGGGGCGCGAAGGTGCCGGCGCCCGTGTTGGGGTACCAGCCCGCCAGGTCCATGCCGCTGCACTGCATCAGGTCCACGAGGCCATCGCCGTTGAGGTCGGCGCCGTGGTAGCTGGTGCCCACCAGGTTGTAGCCGCTCACCTGCTCCACGTTGGCGCTGGTCCAGGTGCTGCCGCCATCGTTGCGCAGGATCCGCACATCGCAGCTGGTACCGCTGTCCATGCTGAAGTCCATGTCGCCGTCGCCATCAAAGTCACCGAGGGCTTCGGGGATGCCGCTGGGGATGGTGTCGCCTAGGGCGAAGGTGCCGATGCCGTCGTTGGCGAACCATACGGTGCCGCCCGGCAGTCCGAAGGCGATGAGGTCGTTGTCGCCATCGGCGTCCACATCGCCGCACCGAGGCGTGCTGGGCTGCGCCAACGGGTTGATCGCTTGCTGCGGACCGAAGGCGCCGGCGCCCAAGCCCTTGTACCAGCCCATTTGTGGGTTGGTACCGCCGATGACAAGGTCCTTCAGTCCATCACCGTCGAGGTCGGCGTGTGCCACGGCCAGGCTGGTGGTGGTGCCCAGTGGTCCCAGGGAGGCTCCCACCGTGAAGGTGCCCCCGCCCTGGTTCAGTAGCAGGTCCACGCTGTTGGCCTGCCGGATCACATCGTCCACGTCGCCATCCCCGTCCAGGTCCTCCAGCAGCCGGGCCGGCGTGCCTGCGGGGCAGTAAGCGCCCATCAGGGTCACCGCGCCGGTGCCGTCGTTCCGGTACCAGCTATTGTCGACCACCAGGTCCGCGTAGCCGTCCGCATCGATGTCCCGAAGCATCACCGCGGCAGCGCCGTTGATGCTTCCCGTGAACATGATCCGCATCGGCCCGAACGCACCGCCGCCCAGGTTCTCGAACCAGCGCATGGTGTAGGTGTAGATGCTGCCCGTGCCGGAGTTGTAGGTCACCGGGTCCAGGTCGCCATCGCCGTCCACGTCACCGGCCAAGACGCGGCCTGGGTATTTGGCCTCGCTCTCGAAGAGCAGGTTCACCGGCCCGAACTGGGCGTGGGCGAGGCCGACGGAGAGCAGCGCGGCGAGCGCGAGCGGGGACCGGAGCGGGGTGCACATGGTGGGAGGTAGACGCATCGGCGGGTAAAGGTTGTGTACGGGATGCCTCAGCGCCAAAGTTGGAGCACGGCGTTGGGCCGGTGGAGCACGGTGTCCATCGACATGCGGATGGTGGGTGCCCAGGCTTCGGCGCAAGCATCGGACGTGGCCGTGTCCGGGCCCAGCACCACCACGGCGTCCACGAAACGATCCGGCGGGGTTCGGGCCATGTGCCGCAGCCAATACCCATCGCACATCCGACCGGCCAGCAGCGCACGCATGCGCTCGGCCTGCGGGGTGCCGCGCGCATACCAGTGTCCGCCCCGCCCCGCCAGCACCAGGCCATCGTGCAGGGTGCAGAGGTCGGCCGCGGCGTTGTGCATCAACCAGTCGGTGCCGCGGTGCGCGACGGCCACGACGCTGTTCGACGGAAGGATCCTCGCCACAGCCTCCAGGTCGTTCTGCGCCGCGGCGTAGGGTGCCCAGCGGCGCTCCAACAGCAGCAAGCGCGCGGTGTGCAGCAGACATAGGCCGGCGAACAGGACGAACACGACCCGGCGGGCCGGCAGCCGCACCGCCACACCGAGGGTGAACAGAAGCAAGGCCAGCCAGAGGGTCCGGTCGGGCAGGTAGAGCAGGCCGGATATGCTCGTGCGCACGAACACGGCTGCGGTGACCATCAGTGCGGCCACGCTCCACAGGATCACGTCGGCCCGGTGGGGCACGGCCATTCCTGATCGCAGGGCGATCGCCCATAGGGCCAGCAGAAGTGTGGCGATGGCCAGCAACAGCGGTCGTTCGGCCTCCGCGTCGAGCAGCACCAGGGGATGCAGCCCGAGCATGGCGGCCCAGGGGTCCACGGTGCGTGCTGGTTCCAGGGGCGCACGCTGCAGGGCCTGCCACACGGGCATCGCGGCGCAGACGAGCAACACTCCCAGGC
Proteins encoded in this region:
- the lepA gene encoding elongation factor 4, whose product is MEHIRNFCIIAHIDHGKSTLADRLLQMTGTIADRDMQAQALDDMDLERERGITIKSKAIQMDYALNGKKYVLNLIDTPGHVDFSYEVSRSIAACEGALLIVDATQGIQAQTISNLYLALEHDLEIIPILNKMDLPSANPEEVKDQIVDLLGCTREEILPASGKTGQGVDKVLEAVVARIPSPKGDPNAPLQALIFDSVFNSFRGIIAYYRVMNGTIRKGDKVKFFNTGVEYGADEVGILRMDISPRPEVKAGDVGYIISGIKTASEVKVGDTITHVERPCAEAIHGFEDVKPMVWAGIFPVDTDDYEELRDAMEKLKLNDASLTWAPETSAALGFGFRCGFLGLLHMEIIQERLEREFGMTVITTVPNVSYVVTRTNGEVLEVHNPSELPEVMHIETIEEPYIKAQVITKAEYTGAIMTLCIEKRGMLTGQNYLTTDRVELTFEMPLGEVVFDFYDKLKTISRGYASFDYHPIGMKESDLIKLDILLNGERVDALSALIHRDHAQELGRKMCAKLKELLPRQQFEIPIQAAIGAKIIARETVRALRKDVTAKCYGGDISRKRKLLEKQKEGKKRMRQVGTVEVPQEAFLAVLKLD
- a CDS encoding VCBS repeat-containing protein → MRIPAILLASLVITSLHAQVGLEHRFIHPAEASALAILDLDGDGDGDVLRATSAGLLVQEQVAPGTYQVTRNLGNADGLTSIHFVDLDGDGDHDLLLPFRTSGAVRWAQGLGGGNFAAMADLLSGLNEVFLARAADLDGDMDLDLIYAHDAAGVNISWSENTGGMSYGPGQLILATGIVPTPQHPRFDNFLDLGDLDLDGDTDLAIAYSALRWFENDGSGAFTTHVLSGTPPGDHILLADIDGDLDTDMLLAGLDSDAYRALNDGVGNFGPITPALQVVYPGAKTTSLKLMDMEGDGDLDLYLWYLSWNLGLPDELVRCVNDGSGTFTYAGDIMVSNLFQPYAVGYADGDQTPDVLGLGNHALQLHLSGGGGLLRLNSVAAPLCLALHGTQVIVCSNTSWGPTLEGPRPLQLAGHVGLGGDLRHQPIEYWVSASGISRVDVAELDGGGPPDLLLEWRDPNTGTTRRQFVMSVINGDSITAVGNNYFGLIPGAIVPCIRDLDLDGDNDVLRYSGGPVMVNLNTGNGWSEQEHWLDAGNLPTGVTLCRVDADGHPDFVWWHATMLGTDSVRWNLNDGTGAPQPTAPGVIAPIRAYSNGSMNSPGIATHDLDQDGQEELILFNGDSIAFMSVGNGTLSLIQAMPCPAVAYTLGDMDGDTHPDLVALLQNGDLVIRLNLGNGTMGGMLTLATAAQHTGRDHLILADVSGDGALDVVTCAASGSAAWLENLFNSPYRAEGQVWHDLNADGVRDPGEGPLPFVLSQCDPSSGYPMTDTTGAYSFSLAPGHFVLSSLVPDTLWALTTDSSEYHIALDALNPVSTGNDFGFTPAVIVTNLEPTLVGSLYMCDSYSSFFVQATNLGTTIPDGHLAVELDTAFTFHSASPAPDSVVGRTVHWSFDDLYYYSTYGAHLIVEGPALALLGMPVTNTCTLEASIGGVVVQTTTSLWTDTVTCAWDPNDKQVSPKGVGDQGAIDIATDHLDYTIRFQNTGNAPAMDVILRDVLDVDLDPASVTLLGYSHSPTDVLIRADGTLEFRFEGIALPDSGADLQASQGFVKFRISLDNGLPHLTTIENSAAIYFDLNPPVITNTVLNTLVDCSLHEALVNSPAPDVLEASAGIHYQWFLNGLLLPGDTLPQLLPTQNGDYTVQVTSAYGCVALSDPYTYTANSLPDAGGTSLRLAPNPMNEMAVLQISEMLTAQHRIELVDVSGRVLRVLRPTGRSVTLFREGLGAGAYILRLMRDEEVIGAVRVLAQ
- a CDS encoding T9SS type A sorting domain-containing protein, with protein sequence MCTPLRSPLALAALLSVGLAHAQFGPVNLLFESEAKYPGRVLAGDVDGDGDLDPVTYNSGTGSIYTYTMRWFENLGGGAFGPMRIMFTGSINGAAAVMLRDIDADGYADLVVDNSWYRNDGTGAVTLMGAYCPAGTPARLLEDLDGDGDVDDVIRQANSVDLLLNQGGGTFTVGASLGPLGTTTSLAVAHADLDGDGLKDLVIGGTNPQMGWYKGLGAGAFGPQQAINPLAQPSTPRCGDVDADGDNDLIAFGLPGGTVWFANDGIGTFALGDTIPSGIPEALGDFDGDGDMDFSMDSGTSCDVRILRNDGGSTWTSANVEQVSGYNLVGTSYHGADLNGDGLVDLMQCSGMDLAGWYPNTGAGTFAPRERFCQTMGGAYDLSAGDIDLDGDKDLVTASRYDDRIHWYANNGDGTFGRQQEVTAFADQVTVSRLADLDADGLLDIITNKADRAILWNVAGGSSWTPDTLPGLGVSRAEVDLDGDADLDLIGTDQWFENDGSGSFSPHTEPLLVGGEVRAADMNGDGVMDLVILTTPGFSTLIGDGAGGFSAISTPALAYAKFALGDLDSDGDPDAAVIVGGIQIHGFYNDGTGALVNGTLLFNGVTAPQPRAILMRDVNGDAIPDVLWAMSNGYTHQTYYNLGVGDGTIGGASLIDPTAESAAAMVYEDINNDAVPDLITARFRTISWQENLFFNAFRLRGSVFMDYDVDSHLDSTDLKIPFRLVRTDANPVLVWTNSAGDYDLPADTGTWNVWHTPPTLYAVTNDPDTLQASLTVQQPIATGLDIGLAPAIQDTLPFITLTRSGVLRCDDQVVVWLTLRNNGTFIPEGIHMDFVVEPDMTIDGAYPTPDSIVNHHIHWYIDSLGWFQEFQATIVLTVGPVGSVAGYGYTVTAANQPIIFQQPPFQTTVSCAFDPNDKLVTPQGFGLTGAVPIDQEWLEYTVRFQNTGTDTAFTVQLLDTLDADLDPLTMEVLAASHDLTRIQVDAQQVALFRFERILLPDSNVNEPASHGFVKYRIKPIAGSPHLTAITNSAAIYFDLNPPVITNTVLNTLVDCSLHEALIGSPTPDVLEASAGIHHQWFLNGVLLPGDTLPQLLPTQTGDYTAQVTSEYGCVALSAPYTYIFTDVAEAAGRTLRVAPNPMGDQAVLHLSEPLTGQHHIELVDVSGRVLRVLRPTGRSVTLFREGLGAGAYILRLMRDEEVIGAVRVVVR